The following are encoded in a window of Deferrivibrio essentukiensis genomic DNA:
- a CDS encoding PAS domain S-box protein, protein MERLFKLFELAELLSDAVFIHDFEKFIYVNEVACKYLGYSKDEIIGHKVSKIVHSNKPGFIEDIIRKIKEEGQLKFLSKHLSKFGEIIDVEVSVKVIELDKKEYAISLVRNISNKIMREQTNLLRLNLYLYAKEHTINEILTFALDAIEKILNSKISFLHFVESDQKTLSFQAWSTATKEKFCNALPENYHYDVDKAGIWADCVRYKKSFIHNDYQNIENKKGLPYGHAEVVRELVSPVIRGDNVVAIIGVGNKPFDYTDSDVRTLEYLADIVWEVIEKKRLEERLQIFNEVIEQNVAGVLITNVDGEMEYVNPVYCKMTGYEREELIGNNPRILKSGKEDQKFYEDMWNTLLSGKSFTSEIVNKKKMASYILRMQ, encoded by the coding sequence ATGGAAAGACTATTTAAGCTTTTCGAATTAGCAGAATTGCTTTCTGATGCTGTGTTTATCCATGATTTTGAAAAGTTTATCTATGTCAATGAAGTTGCCTGCAAATATTTAGGTTATAGTAAAGATGAAATTATTGGCCATAAAGTATCAAAAATCGTTCATAGTAATAAACCTGGATTTATTGAAGACATAATTAGAAAAATCAAAGAAGAAGGGCAACTGAAATTTTTGTCAAAACATTTATCAAAATTCGGTGAAATTATTGATGTTGAAGTAAGTGTTAAGGTTATAGAATTAGATAAAAAAGAGTATGCTATTAGTCTTGTAAGGAATATATCTAATAAAATAATGCGGGAGCAAACAAATCTTCTAAGGTTAAATTTATATCTTTATGCAAAAGAGCATACAATAAATGAGATTCTAACTTTTGCCCTTGATGCAATTGAAAAGATTTTAAACAGTAAAATATCTTTTTTGCATTTTGTTGAATCAGACCAGAAAACCTTGTCGTTTCAGGCGTGGTCAACTGCAACTAAAGAGAAATTTTGTAATGCTCTACCTGAAAATTATCATTATGATGTAGATAAGGCAGGGATTTGGGCAGATTGTGTTCGTTATAAAAAATCTTTCATTCATAATGATTATCAAAATATAGAAAATAAAAAAGGGCTCCCATATGGGCATGCTGAGGTAGTCAGAGAGCTTGTAAGCCCTGTTATAAGAGGGGATAATGTTGTTGCGATAATTGGTGTAGGTAATAAACCTTTTGACTATACTGATTCTGATGTAAGGACTTTGGAATATCTTGCAGACATTGTTTGGGAGGTAATCGAAAAGAAGAGATTAGAAGAAAGGTTACAGATTTTTAATGAAGTTATTGAGCAAAATGTCGCAGGCGTATTAATTACTAATGTAGATGGTGAAATGGAATATGTAAATCCTGTTTACTGTAAAATGACGGGGTATGAAAGGGAAGAGTTAATAGGTAATAACCCAAGAATTTTAAAGTCAGGTAAGGAAGACCAAAAATTTTATGAAGATATGTGGAATACTTTGCTTTCTGGCAAAAGTTTTACTTCTGAGATAGTAAATAAGAAAAAAATGGCGAGTTATATTTTGAGAATGCAATAA